One part of the Microbulbifer sp. THAF38 genome encodes these proteins:
- a CDS encoding collagen-like protein — MSEITQKLTLAQSGVAGPSGPTGPQGATIHWGSGIPAAGLGNNGDQYLDYDSADIYGKTGNSWAKLRNLRGPQGPKGSKGDKGNQGIQGVQGEQGFGILAGNGVPDKNLGRDGEHYVELGSPSKNFYYKSTDAWSLIGTLAGPKGNTGRGISSMEVLVDGTLRVSYNDGTKGDIGPFPVEGLGRLVAYAGSPGKGTSGYWGKVATINVPAGYSEIGLMLAMVVGNGAGAHGTAVISVKCRQSTTVLEGDSGIFIGLNHGKVFADDAFKLTSAGIGQSVDLWIRKEVDYGQLSVYEIAKSGFGGSTSISYHNAFVWQPDEPSAAYVKRSVGLIYGNNKKIYHEGQKPTPTEIGAVKSGGTVSVGGNSSGSASFDADGNLSLILTNSYANTAGSANNANSAGNADTLNGLHGWQFIRSDVDDAVNTHTWWQDGKETRWGNDADMRIMHNGSHGYLSLHTGDLYIRSGSTAKYLFDVSSGNFHADGHVYWQSSSVGSDPILKTNVRRIDKPISRLKKLNGVLFDWKDSGRGSGGLMSPDIRKALPRTVYKSKLKKDGKRYDQADYNAVTGLLVEVCKDLENRLKQQGEELRAFKKQGKIIHKLQRIVETLRHQVRKRK; from the coding sequence ATGAGTGAAATCACCCAAAAATTAACTCTGGCACAAAGTGGAGTTGCCGGCCCTTCGGGTCCAACTGGCCCCCAAGGTGCAACCATTCACTGGGGGAGTGGTATCCCTGCTGCGGGGCTTGGTAATAACGGTGACCAATATCTCGACTATGACAGTGCTGATATTTATGGGAAAACCGGTAATAGTTGGGCCAAGCTGCGCAATCTACGTGGCCCACAAGGTCCAAAAGGGAGTAAAGGCGATAAAGGCAATCAGGGCATCCAGGGGGTACAGGGTGAACAGGGATTCGGGATTTTAGCCGGTAATGGTGTACCGGATAAAAATCTTGGGCGTGATGGCGAACATTATGTGGAACTTGGTAGTCCCAGCAAAAATTTTTACTACAAAAGTACTGATGCATGGTCATTAATTGGTACCTTGGCTGGTCCTAAGGGGAATACTGGCCGTGGTATATCCAGTATGGAAGTGTTGGTAGATGGAACTCTACGGGTCTCCTATAACGATGGCACAAAAGGGGATATAGGGCCATTTCCTGTTGAGGGCTTGGGCAGATTAGTGGCTTATGCAGGATCGCCAGGGAAAGGTACTTCAGGATATTGGGGAAAAGTAGCTACGATCAATGTACCAGCTGGATACAGTGAGATCGGATTAATGCTAGCAATGGTTGTTGGTAATGGTGCAGGAGCGCATGGTACCGCAGTTATATCGGTAAAGTGTCGTCAAAGTACGACAGTGTTGGAGGGAGATTCCGGCATATTTATAGGGTTGAACCATGGTAAAGTTTTCGCAGATGATGCTTTCAAACTGACTTCAGCTGGTATTGGTCAATCGGTTGATCTATGGATAAGGAAAGAAGTAGATTATGGTCAGCTGTCCGTTTATGAAATCGCTAAATCTGGTTTCGGCGGTAGTACCTCAATATCCTATCACAATGCTTTTGTTTGGCAGCCGGATGAACCCAGTGCAGCTTATGTTAAAAGATCTGTAGGGCTTATATACGGCAATAATAAGAAAATCTATCACGAGGGGCAAAAGCCAACTCCTACTGAGATTGGTGCAGTTAAGTCCGGTGGTACTGTTTCAGTCGGTGGTAATAGTAGTGGTTCAGCTAGTTTTGATGCCGATGGCAACCTATCATTGATCTTAACTAATAGTTACGCCAACACTGCCGGAAGTGCCAACAATGCTAATAGTGCTGGTAATGCAGATACCCTGAATGGGCTACATGGTTGGCAGTTTATCCGCTCTGATGTTGATGATGCGGTAAACACACATACTTGGTGGCAAGATGGCAAGGAAACACGCTGGGGTAATGATGCCGATATGCGCATAATGCATAACGGTAGCCATGGGTACTTAAGTTTACATACTGGTGACTTATATATTCGTTCTGGCTCAACAGCAAAATATTTATTTGATGTTTCCAGCGGTAATTTCCATGCGGATGGCCATGTGTATTGGCAATCTAGTTCAGTTGGTTCCGATCCCATTCTTAAAACTAATGTACGCAGGATTGACAAGCCCATTTCCCGCTTGAAGAAACTCAACGGCGTTCTTTTTGATTGGAAAGACAGTGGTCGTGGTTCTGGTGGTTTGATGAGCCCGGATATACGGAAAGCATTGCCGCGCACGGTTTATAAATCGAAACTAAAAAAGGATGGTAAGCGTTATGATCAGGCAGACTATAATGCAGTTACCGGTTTGTTGGTTGAGGTTTGTAAGGATCTCGAAAATAGGCTCAAGCAACAGGGAGAAGAGCTTAGAGCCTTTAAGAAACAAGGAAAAATCATTCATAAATTGCAGCGCATTGTAGAAACCTTGCGGCATCAGGTTAGAAAGCGAAAATAA
- a CDS encoding helix-turn-helix domain-containing protein — MEMLASIVKSLRLDAGRGTTATARALGMSLSSYKRLERCEYLANGADLQKLGRLYGLDANLLVYGVSLVGEPLSGEEKLARTWQRILYRLRALDLQTQGAVGELVADLYRLHRKRGGVPAEIALAKDQRHLQELLKSQ; from the coding sequence ATGGAGATGTTAGCATCGATTGTGAAGTCTCTTCGCCTAGATGCCGGAAGGGGTACCACTGCTACTGCCCGTGCCTTGGGGATGAGCTTGTCTAGTTATAAACGACTAGAACGCTGTGAGTATCTAGCCAACGGCGCAGATCTTCAAAAGTTGGGACGCCTGTATGGGCTTGATGCCAATCTATTGGTCTACGGAGTCAGCTTGGTAGGTGAGCCCTTATCTGGTGAGGAGAAATTGGCACGCACTTGGCAGCGTATACTTTATCGCCTTCGTGCATTGGATTTACAGACTCAGGGAGCAGTTGGAGAGTTAGTGGCGGACCTGTATCGACTCCACAGAAAGCGCGGTGGCGTTCCTGCTGAAATAGCTTTAGCGAAAGACCAACGACATTTGCAGGAATTATTAAAGTCACAGTAA
- a CDS encoding GPW/gp25 family protein → MQRFGMDKNSGAAISEIEHLRQSITDILSTPIGSRIMRRNYGAKIFHSVDAPLTRSNLVDMYANAAEALSLWEPRFQLTEIQVVRMDSSGVSMKLSGYMVESGEFLTLEGIEI, encoded by the coding sequence ATGCAACGTTTCGGTATGGATAAAAACAGCGGTGCGGCTATTTCAGAAATTGAACATTTACGGCAGTCAATCACTGATATTCTCAGTACACCCATTGGTTCCCGTATAATGCGTAGAAATTATGGTGCAAAGATTTTCCACTCTGTAGATGCTCCACTAACACGTTCCAATCTAGTGGATATGTATGCTAATGCAGCTGAAGCTTTAAGTCTCTGGGAGCCCCGTTTTCAGCTTACTGAAATACAGGTTGTTCGTATGGATAGCAGCGGTGTATCTATGAAGTTGTCCGGATATATGGTGGAAAGTGGTGAGTTCTTAACCCTGGAGGGAATAGAAATATGA
- a CDS encoding helix-turn-helix transcriptional regulator — MSNKVSVSTAGCSERLHRLLDAKGFVPEGKGRIAAFSREFGINTANATRWLNDDKVPRDMSELKRIADALGVDPFWWAIGKGDEDSRGSEAVDISLFGRCANELLKCLSDLMDRPLDLESESLSKGFIELYKHTRSNSDNIDPERISLIAVKMLAEHRSNESRN; from the coding sequence TTGAGCAATAAAGTGTCAGTAAGTACTGCTGGATGTAGCGAACGACTACATCGACTTTTGGATGCAAAAGGTTTCGTACCTGAAGGTAAGGGCCGCATAGCTGCGTTCTCAAGAGAGTTTGGAATAAATACAGCTAATGCAACTCGATGGCTCAACGATGACAAGGTTCCTCGTGATATGTCAGAGTTAAAAAGGATTGCGGACGCGCTGGGTGTAGACCCGTTCTGGTGGGCAATTGGTAAGGGCGATGAAGATTCAAGGGGTTCAGAAGCTGTAGATATATCACTGTTTGGCCGGTGTGCCAATGAGCTCTTGAAGTGTTTAAGTGATCTGATGGATAGGCCGTTGGATCTCGAAAGTGAAAGTTTGAGTAAGGGTTTTATTGAGCTTTATAAGCATACACGCAGTAATAGCGATAATATTGACCCCGAGCGGATATCGCTTATCGCAGTTAAAATGCTGGCGGAACATAGAAGCAATGAAAGTCGCAATTAA
- a CDS encoding tail fiber domain-containing protein — protein MSEITQKLTLEQSGVAGPSGPTGPQGATIHWGSGVPAAGLGNNGDQYLDYDNADLYGKSDNFWSRLRNLRGPQGAKGNKGDQGIQGIQGIQGEQGPGILAGNGIPIASLGRDGEHYVELNSLNKKLYRKTGGTWSVIGTLAGPKGDTGRGLSNMQVLADGTLRVSYTDGLKENAGPFPVEGLGRLVLSSINPGGGNAGYWAKVCTINMLSGISDACLMLSFVTGDQSALGSAIITVKVREGSDPDTLIGDSGVFIGSKHGEIFGDDAFKLISVGYGQPIELWVQKKQPFVSLHVYELAAALVSTKVTYNETLSWQISEPSAAYIKQSAGLVYGKNKRIYHEGQKPSPADIGAVKSGGTISVSGNSSGSASFDAEGNLSLSLTNSYANTAGSANNAISAGNADTLDGLHGWQFIRSDVDDAVNTHTWWQDGKETRWGNDADMRMMHNGSHGYLSLHTGNLYIRSGTTTKYLFDVSSGNFHADGHVYWQSSSVGSDPILKTNIRKINKPISRLKKLNGVLFDWKDTGRGSGGLMSPDIRKALPRTVYKSKLKKGGKRYDQADYNAVIGLLVEVCKDLDSRLKQQTIAFQQQEKVVKKLQRRVVSKAKH, from the coding sequence ATGAGCGAAATCACACAGAAATTAACTCTGGAGCAGAGCGGAGTAGCTGGTCCTTCAGGCCCAACTGGCCCCCAAGGTGCAACGATTCACTGGGGAAGTGGTGTACCCGCTGCGGGCCTTGGTAATAATGGCGATCAATATCTTGATTATGATAATGCTGACCTATATGGTAAAAGCGATAACTTCTGGTCGAGATTGAGAAATTTGCGTGGTCCCCAAGGCGCAAAAGGAAATAAAGGCGATCAGGGTATTCAGGGTATTCAAGGTATTCAGGGTGAGCAGGGTCCTGGTATTTTGGCTGGTAACGGTATTCCGATTGCTAGTTTAGGCCGTGATGGAGAGCACTATGTAGAGCTCAATAGCCTCAATAAAAAACTATACCGAAAAACAGGCGGCACCTGGTCTGTAATTGGTACCTTGGCTGGACCCAAAGGAGATACGGGCCGTGGTCTTTCCAATATGCAGGTATTGGCCGATGGTACTTTACGGGTTTCCTATACCGATGGCCTAAAAGAAAATGCAGGACCTTTTCCAGTAGAAGGATTGGGGCGGCTAGTTTTATCTAGCATAAATCCTGGAGGCGGGAATGCAGGGTATTGGGCTAAAGTTTGTACGATAAATATGCTGTCGGGAATTTCTGATGCCTGTTTGATGCTTTCTTTTGTTACTGGTGATCAATCAGCTCTTGGTTCTGCAATTATTACTGTCAAAGTTCGGGAAGGAAGTGATCCAGATACACTTATAGGAGATTCAGGTGTATTTATAGGTTCTAAACACGGAGAAATTTTTGGCGATGACGCATTTAAATTGATCTCTGTTGGTTATGGTCAGCCTATTGAGCTTTGGGTTCAAAAAAAGCAGCCCTTTGTATCGCTACATGTTTATGAGTTGGCAGCCGCTCTCGTCAGTACCAAGGTAACCTATAACGAAACGCTTTCATGGCAAATTTCTGAGCCAAGTGCTGCCTACATCAAACAATCTGCAGGATTAGTCTACGGTAAAAATAAGAGAATTTATCATGAGGGGCAAAAGCCTAGCCCAGCTGATATAGGCGCAGTCAAGTCCGGTGGTACTATTTCAGTCAGTGGTAATAGTAGTGGTTCAGCTAGTTTTGATGCCGAAGGCAACCTATCATTGAGCTTAACTAATAGTTACGCCAACACTGCGGGAAGTGCCAACAATGCTATTAGTGCTGGTAATGCAGATACACTGGATGGGTTACATGGTTGGCAGTTTATCCGCTCTGATGTTGATGATGCGGTAAACACACATACTTGGTGGCAAGATGGCAAGGAAACACGTTGGGGTAATGATGCCGATATGCGTATGATGCATAACGGAAGCCATGGTTACTTAAGTTTACATACTGGCAACTTGTATATTCGTTCTGGTACAACAACAAAATATTTGTTTGATGTTTCCAGCGGTAACTTCCATGCGGATGGCCATGTGTATTGGCAATCTAGTTCAGTTGGTTCCGATCCAATTCTCAAAACTAATATACGCAAGATTAACAAGCCTATTTCCCGATTGAAAAAACTCAACGGTGTTCTTTTTGATTGGAAAGATACCGGGCGTGGTTCCGGCGGATTAATGAGCCCGGATATACGGAAAGCGTTACCGCGCACGGTTTATAAATCGAAATTAAAAAAAGGTGGTAA
- a CDS encoding transposase, protein MAALHQQKRGFEIRKTKWGKGSKWMAVVDGEGFPVGGTITSASTAEVKLLPPLLDVTYKNTKIHRLVYDKAADSDPLRDSLLSHGIDLVCPHRKNRKKASKQDGRKLRRYARLWKVERTFA, encoded by the coding sequence ATGGCAGCTTTGCACCAGCAAAAAAGGGGCTTCGAAATCAGGAAAACCAAGTGGGGCAAGGGTTCAAAGTGGATGGCAGTGGTCGATGGAGAAGGTTTTCCAGTGGGAGGCACCATTACTTCGGCCTCAACAGCAGAAGTAAAGTTATTACCCCCATTACTTGATGTTACGTATAAAAATACAAAGATTCATCGCTTAGTTTATGATAAAGCGGCGGACTCTGATCCTCTTCGAGATAGTCTGTTGAGCCATGGAATCGACCTTGTCTGTCCACACAGGAAAAATAGGAAAAAAGCCTCAAAGCAGGATGGTAGAAAGCTCAGAAGGTATGCTCGCCTTTGGAAAGTTGAGCGGACTTTTGCGTAG
- a CDS encoding baseplate J/gp47 family protein: MTTESAVDISRLPAPNLVETLDFESIYSEMVAQLDGAAPLLLDEEGQVIKPKVNKATLITDDGAPYFKVPADNLANLSYIKMESEPLARLLQVAAYREMLTRQRVNDAARGVMVAFAVDADLDQLGENNKTRRLKGEDDTRYRGRIPLAFEGLTTAGPKGSYKKHALAADPRIKDALASSPSDGVVRVVVLSTEGNGSASPDLLAAVKNSLSEHTVRPLTDKVEVIEPEIKQYSIRATLTPMPGPVDEALYQRAEEAAIAYAKKRHGLGLTVARSGLSKVLHQEGIERVQLHEPEFDILNEPHQTAWCAGIEIIRG; encoded by the coding sequence ATGACAACAGAAAGTGCAGTAGATATAAGCCGCCTGCCAGCACCAAATCTTGTGGAAACTCTGGATTTTGAGAGTATTTATAGTGAAATGGTAGCGCAGCTAGATGGTGCAGCTCCATTATTGCTAGATGAAGAAGGTCAGGTTATCAAGCCTAAAGTTAATAAGGCGACGCTGATCACAGACGACGGCGCCCCTTATTTCAAGGTGCCAGCTGATAATCTAGCGAATCTAAGCTATATAAAAATGGAAAGTGAGCCTCTAGCTCGCTTGCTACAGGTTGCCGCTTATCGGGAAATGCTCACTCGCCAGAGAGTTAATGATGCAGCACGGGGTGTTATGGTGGCTTTTGCAGTCGATGCTGACCTAGACCAACTGGGTGAAAATAATAAAACCCGGCGATTGAAGGGCGAAGATGATACGCGCTACCGCGGACGAATCCCTCTAGCTTTCGAAGGTCTGACTACTGCTGGTCCGAAAGGCTCTTATAAAAAACATGCTCTAGCAGCCGATCCACGTATTAAAGATGCATTAGCCAGCAGCCCAAGTGATGGTGTGGTACGTGTAGTGGTTCTTAGCACTGAGGGTAATGGTTCAGCTTCTCCCGATTTGCTCGCTGCAGTAAAAAATTCTTTGTCAGAACATACCGTAAGGCCCCTAACTGACAAGGTGGAAGTTATTGAGCCAGAAATAAAACAATACTCCATTCGGGCAACGCTGACACCAATGCCCGGGCCGGTAGATGAAGCCTTGTATCAGCGCGCCGAAGAGGCGGCAATTGCTTATGCGAAGAAACGCCATGGTTTAGGACTGACAGTTGCCAGGTCGGGGTTATCCAAAGTGTTACATCAGGAGGGGATCGAAAGGGTTCAATTGCATGAACCTGAGTTTGACATTCTCAATGAACCACATCAGACAGCCTGGTGTGCAGGTATTGAAATTATTCGGGGATAA
- a CDS encoding helix-turn-helix domain-containing protein has protein sequence MSLELMERVWKLKELNSTEKYVLLAYVSYADEIGRAWPSKETIARCTSLSKTTIKRTVNRLCTKGHLVEMPLQAGYGADSKLRKVRAYLIQPEGLNPTKNLGQHGPLSTDTEESVCQVHNVPGILSAPTGVNQQADPLKRRSSRFTEPPNNIIKNKSFNNHRGIILDNLPDSIDPEIAREIIDYREKQKKPLTQGAFNRLIKTAMKAPEVVGITANAALQKIPDRGWQGLELEWLKPTQSKASPHVKKSNRRSRDISISEMLNDQW, from the coding sequence GTGAGTCTAGAACTTATGGAAAGAGTCTGGAAACTCAAAGAACTGAATAGCACCGAAAAATATGTTCTGCTCGCTTATGTAAGCTATGCCGATGAAATTGGCCGAGCTTGGCCTAGCAAGGAAACTATCGCTCGCTGTACTTCCCTGTCAAAAACTACAATAAAGCGCACTGTGAATCGACTATGTACCAAAGGACATCTTGTCGAAATGCCCTTACAGGCTGGGTATGGTGCCGACAGTAAATTACGTAAAGTACGAGCTTATTTAATACAACCCGAGGGGCTAAATCCCACAAAGAACTTGGGGCAACATGGTCCTCTAAGCACTGATACTGAGGAGTCAGTATGCCAGGTTCATAATGTACCCGGTATATTGAGTGCCCCTACTGGGGTCAATCAACAAGCAGATCCTCTAAAAAGGAGGTCAAGTAGGTTTACTGAGCCCCCCAATAATATAATTAAGAATAAGTCTTTTAATAATCATAGAGGAATAATTCTCGATAACCTGCCCGATTCAATTGACCCAGAAATTGCGCGGGAAATAATTGACTACCGGGAAAAACAAAAAAAGCCACTAACTCAAGGTGCCTTTAATCGGCTAATAAAAACCGCCATGAAAGCCCCTGAAGTAGTAGGCATAACTGCCAATGCTGCTTTACAAAAAATTCCTGACCGAGGATGGCAGGGTCTAGAATTAGAATGGCTCAAACCTACCCAGAGTAAAGCATCACCTCACGTAAAAAAAAGTAACCGCCGTTCACGCGATATATCGATCTCAGAAATGCTCAATGATCAGTGGTAA
- a CDS encoding phage baseplate assembly protein V, translating to MNSDLMTVFLQQLGEIQRRLDNIMRLGTVAEIDYNTACARVRLGENLTTWLRWFAPAAGSNDTEWRPPSIGEQVAVLSPSGELRSGVILPAIYSDKAPANGKDAELYRRTFSNGDLIEYQNGNALVKVTGKIIAEAENINLKAKSISLNSESLQLEGAKIKMKGNVGHTDGNLTSNGISLPNHTHKVKSVGSPTEKPQ from the coding sequence ATGAACTCAGACTTGATGACAGTTTTCTTACAGCAACTCGGCGAGATACAGCGACGGCTCGACAATATCATGCGTCTTGGTACCGTAGCAGAGATTGACTATAACACAGCGTGTGCCCGCGTGCGTTTGGGAGAAAACCTAACGACTTGGTTACGTTGGTTCGCACCTGCTGCAGGTAGCAATGATACAGAGTGGCGTCCCCCAAGTATTGGCGAGCAGGTAGCTGTGTTGAGTCCAAGTGGTGAGCTACGCTCAGGGGTAATTTTACCTGCAATTTATAGTGATAAAGCTCCAGCAAATGGTAAAGATGCCGAGCTATATCGACGTACCTTTTCTAATGGTGATTTGATTGAGTATCAAAATGGAAATGCTTTAGTAAAAGTGACGGGAAAAATTATTGCTGAAGCAGAGAATATAAACCTAAAAGCAAAGAGTATAAGTTTAAATAGTGAAAGTCTCCAATTGGAGGGGGCTAAAATTAAGATGAAAGGAAATGTAGGGCACACCGATGGAAATTTGACAAGCAACGGAATTAGCCTGCCTAACCATACACATAAAGTGAAGTCGGTGGGTAGCCCTACCGAGAAACCGCAATAG